The region TTATCAGGCAATGGCAATTGCTCTAAATAAGTCATCTTTTATTAGTACTGTTGAAATATGAAAGTTTCCGAGCTTATACAACCGCCGGAATACTTTATTCCATTTAGATTTTCACACAAAAGAAGATGTCCAGATCAATCTGGATGTTACATTTTAAGCAATCATTCACATGAAATTTTATACATCGGCCTAACCGTTAATCTTTCCAGGCGATTTGAGGAGCATTGGGACTCGGACGGCAAGCGTAGGCTGACGGATTTGGGACGATCAATATGGTTCGAGTGGCGCGAAACCAACGACTTGGAAACGATGGAGCGCAGTTGGATGAACCATCACCTTGCTGTGACGGGTGCACTTCCAGTCCTGAATAAGCTCTATTCGCCGACACGGATTTAGCGGAAGAAAAGAAAGAGGCGACCCGTGGTGACAGGCCGCCTCCCGAGGGTGGTTGATCGTTGCGGCGTCAGAACGTCATCGATGCCGACAGGGCGAAGGTGCGCCCCACGTCGTACGAGTTGACTTCGACGCGGTTGGCGCCGGACTGCTGATATTCGTAGTTGCGGCGACCGGTGATGTTGCGCGCTTCGAACTTGAGTTCGAGATCGTTCTTGAACAGCTTGAAGCCCTGGCGCGCGACGAAATCGATGCGCAGGCCCGGGTCCTGGATGACATCGGGCTGGCCGGTGTTGAGCAGACCGCGGCTGAAGACGCGCTTGCTGGCGTAGCTGAGCAGGATGGTCTGCTGCGATAGCTTGTCGGTGTCTTCAAGGCCGAGCTGAACGTTGGCAATGTGCTCGCTTTGCCCGGTCAGGGGTGCGCCATCGCGGAAGTAGTCCAGCGCACGGGTCGATGCGGCGAGGTAGTAGGAAGTCTGGTCGCCTTCCTTCACCTTCAGCTTAGACTTGGTGTAGGTGTAGTTGGCGATCACGGCAAAGCGGCGCGACTCCCACATCCCGCCCCAGTCGGCGAGGTCAAAGTACTTCTGCAGCTCGATTTCCGCGCCGTAGAGATCGGCCTTCGGCGCATTGGCGAAGCTGGTGATGAAGTTGTCGCTCTCGAGGCTGACGAAGCTTTCGATCGGCTTGTCGATGCGCTTCCAGAAACCGGCGATCGAGAAGCGCTGATCCCGCGCATAGTACCACTCGTAGCGGGCCTCGGCGTTGGTCAGCGTGCTGTCCTGCAGGTTGGGGTTGCCGCGATAGGTGCGGTTGGTGTCGGGATCGAAGTAGAACTGGTAGATCAGCTCGCGGAATTGCGGGCGGGCGATCGTCTTCGACGCGTTGGCGCGCAACTGCATGTCATCGCGGAACGACCAGGTCAGCGTGGCCGCCGGCAGCCAGTAGCCGTTGTTCAGGCTGGTCGGCGCCGTGATAGCCGTGACGTCCTTGAACACCGGAATCGCCGATACGGCCATCTTCGCCGTTTCGTAGCGGACGCCTGCATCGAGTTGCAGGGTATCGGTCAGCTGCGCATCGATCTTTGCGTAAGCCCCGTGGTTTTTCAAGGTGGCGAGGAAGGCGGGATTGCCTTCGTTCGTATCGACGAGGCCGATGTTGAATGCCTTGATGACCGCATTGCTGAGCAGGTAGTCGGGGCGGAACAGGTTCACGCCATCGGGCAGATCGACCGCACGCCACTGGAAGTCGCGGCGCGAGCTGGTGCGGCGGGTATCGGTATAGGCGTAGCCGACCGTCGCGGTGATCGCGGGCGAAACCTTGTAGGACACGTCGATCCCGCCCGACCACAGGTCTTCGTTGAGATCGGAGAAGCTGACATTGGCGCGACCGGCGTTGCCATCGAGATTGTTGACGAAAAATCGGCCAAGCGGGTCCGAGGCGACATTGGTGCGCACATACTCGAAGCCGAGTTCATAAGGCGCTTCACGCTGCGAATTGGCATAGCCGCCGCGCAGGTCAACGCTGAGGCCGTCGAGCGGCTTCAATTCGGCGACGATCTGGCTGTCGATCAGCTGGCGCTCGTACCAAGCGGTTTCCTGCTGCTGCCAGTCCGCCGAAGTCTGGTTGCGCTGGCCCAGGCTGATGCGCGTGTGCTTTAGCGTGTCGCGGATGTAGAGGTTGGTCCAGCGGATCTTGTTGCGCCCGAATTCCAGTCCCAGCCCCAGCATGCCGTTGACGACGATGCGGTTGTCGGTGGTGACGCGGCGGAAATCGGACTGCAGATCAGCGAGATCGGATTCGACCGATGTCTGGCTCAGAACGTCACGGGTCAGCCACTTGTTGTTGTACCCGGCGGTGGCGATGACGCCGAGTGTCGCGCCGCCAAGCTCGAACGACTTGCCCGCCGAAAGCGAGAGCGAGCCGTTACCGGGCATGTTGGGAATGCGCTGGGTGAGGCCATTGCGGGTGTTGACGATGCCCTGCCCCACGGCAACGGCATCGACATTGCCCGAGGAGAGGCGCTCGCCGCTGGCGAAGAAGCTCTGCAGGGCCTTGGTGAAATCACGCTGGCCGTTGTCGAACCCGGTCCAGTCGGTGCTCGAGCCATAGTAGGTATAGCCAAGCTGGTTGGTCGTCTCCGTATCCCAGGCGCCGCCGATGCCGACATTGACGAAGGCTTCCTGCGGGACCGACTTGGTGGTGAGGTTCACCACGCCGCCGCCGAATTCGCCGGGATAGTTGACCGAGTAGGACTTCTGCACCAGCGACGAGGCGATGATGCTCGAGGGAAACAAGTCGAGCGGGACGACGCGCTTGAGCGGTTCGGGGCTCGGCAAGGGAGAACCGTTGAGCAGCGCGAGCGAGTAGCGATCGCCGAGGCCTCGCACATAGACATAGCCATTGCCGACGACGCTGAGGCCGGTCACGCGGCCGAGTGCGCCGGCAATGTTGCCTTCGCCGGTCCGCGCGATTTCGGCAGTGCCGAGAACCGAAACGACTTGCGGAGCGGCGCGTTGCAGGTTGCGATCGCGCTGTCCGGTCACGACGATCTCGCCACCGGGAATGGAGACTTCAGGCGCGGCCTCCTGCGGCTGCTCTTCGGCCTGCGGATCCGCCGCGGCCTGATCGGCGGAAGCTTCCGGAGCCGGAGACGGCGCCGGCGCGGCCTCTTGCGCATGGACAAGCGCCGGCGTGAGCAGCGCGGTGGACAGCAGCAGCAGGTGTGCGAGCCGCGAGGTATTCATCTGTCGTCCCCCTGGGGAAAAGGAAAGTTCCGTGGTGCGGGAAAGGGGGCAGCCGTTGCCGGCCACCCCCGGATTTCCCGAAAGGCGCCGATCAGGTGATCGGCAGCAGCGTGCAGGATTGGCTGGTGGTGCCGAAGTTTGCCGCAGCGCTGTTGCAGGTCCAGCCGGCGTACCAGGTGTCCGAGCTGTCACGGACCGCGCCGATGTAGGCCGCCGTCGAGAAGAACGAGGACAGCGTGGTCACGTTGAACGCGGTGACGGCGGTTTCGTTGGCACCGTTGATGTACAGGCTTGCCAGCGTGGGCGTGAACCCGGCGTTGTTGTTGTTCGAGCCCGAGCCGAAGAAGCCCGCAACCTGCGCAGCGGTGTAGGCGCCCGTGCCGATGAAGCGATCATCGCCAGTGCCTGCGCAGGACATGACCACCGAACGCGCAGTCAGGGTCGAGGAGGCCGTGCCGCCCGAGCCGTTCATGCGGATGCACTGGTTGGCCGGAGCGACGACGACGCCGTTGTAGAGGCTGATGTCGGAATTGCCGCGGAAGAACAGCGCCGCCTGGCCATTGGCTTCGTTGTTGCTGCTGGTGGCAGGCTGGATCGCCGTGAAGTTGGCAATGCGCGAAACCTGACGCGGCGTCTGGCTTTCGTTGCCGTTGCTGTCGAGCTCCATCAGCGTGTCACCCGCGCCCGAACGCTGGATCAGCAACAGGTACTGCAGGTTCGCCTGGACGCCGGTGTCCATGTCGAGGCTGTCGTCATCGGCACCGACAGAGATGTAGTGCTTCATGTTCACGGTGCCGCCGAAGAACTCGGCCCCGTCATCCGAGCTGTTGTAGCTCTGGATGTAGTCCAGTTCCGTGCCCGAACCGACACCTTCGAGCGTGAGAGCCTGCAGTTCCGAGTTGGAACCAAGCACGTAACCCGAATAACGGATCTGGACGTACTTCATGGCACCGCTGCTGTCGGCGCTGTTGGTGCCACCGAACAGGGCGGGGTCGGCCGAACCTTCGGTCTGGCGTTCGCAGGTGCTGGCAGTAGATCCGCTGGCGACCGAACCGGTGGTGCAGTCAGTGATCGGCGCACGGCCCATCAGCACGACGCCGCCCCACTGCCCCTGCGAAGTTTCGGTGTTGAGGCCGAGCACGTTGTCGCGGCTGGTGAAGATGATCGGTGCGGTTGCCGAGCCGACCGCATTGATCTTGTTGCCGCGGTTGACGGCGAGCCAGGACGTGCCGGTGTTGCCGAACAGGATCACGCCCGGCTGGATCGTCAACGTAACGCCAGTGCTGGTGCTGCTGAAGCCGGCATCGGTGCCGACATCGACGCGACCGTTGATAGAATAGAGCAGCCCGGCGATCTTGGGTAGCGTGGTCGAACGGGTGATGCGGGCAGGCAGCGTGCACACGCGCCACGAGCCCTGCGCCGAAGTGACCGTTCCGGCATCGGTGAGTCCGGTGGGGTCTTCGATGGTCGGGCAACCAGCCGCGGCGGTGACGGTCGGAGTCGGGGTTGGCGTGGGGGTCGGCGTCGGAGTTGGCGTGGGCTGGTTGATGACAACATTGCCGCCGGTGCCGGGCGAGGCGATGTCGGTCGGGCCGCAGCCAGCGAGCGCCAATCCGCTGCAGCCAACGAGCATAAGGCCGTGGAACTTCTTCACTTGGTATCCCCCATGGATAACAGCGGGAGCGATTCCCGCCGGGTCGAGGGGTGATCTAGGCCTGCAAAGTGACAGCCACTTTGCGGTTTCCTGACAGAAATAAGTCAGAATATCTGACGGTTATTTGACATTTGTGACGACAGCACGGAAATCTGCCGGATAGAAAATTGCAGTTTTGTGACAATGTTTCACTTTGATTGCAGTCACCGCCATCGGATGCATAATCAGACTCAACAAGCCGAAGCGCTGACCGAATGCGCAAGGCCGAAAAGCAAAGGAGAGTCTCGATGTCCGCAACTCTGTTTCTCGCAGCCGCACTGATGGCACAGGCTCCCGCCACGCTGACAGTGCCGGCGCCTGCTATCGAGAGCGGTGATGTCGGCTATCATGAAATCATGGCTGGCCGTCCCCGCGCGGCGATTGCCAAGATCGAGAACAGCGATCTTGTGCAGAAGCAGGATCCCTTGGCTCTGATCAACCTGGGAACGGCCTACAAGCTGGTGGGGGAGAAGCAGAAGGCGGCCGAGTTCTACCGCGACGCAGCATCGAGCGACGAGCGCTATGACGTGCAGCTGTCCGATGGGCGCTGGGTCGATTCCCGCCGTGCCGCCTCACTTGCGATGCGCGGACTGGAAACCAACGAGGTTCTTGCACTGCGCTGATCGCTGTTCGGATTCTTGCATGTGCGAAAAGTGAAAAACGATCTCGAAAATTAACTTTCGTTGAATTTTCAGAACGGAGATTCTTTGCTTCACTCTGGAAGTAACTCTGGGGTGGGTTTCATGGTCTCGTTGAAATGCTTGCTGGGCTATCATCGCCCGGTACGATCAGAAGTGTCGTTTGAATTTGATGGCTACGTCGGCAAGTGTGAGCGCTGCGAGGAGAGCATCAAGCGCTTGCGCAAGGGGCGCTGGGTCAGAAGGCGACGTTCCCATCGTTGACCACGGCGACCGGCCGAAGATAGCAACAGGCGGGCACTAGGCGGCGTGGACAAATTCCACAGCGCCACGGCTGGAGGCAAAAACCCCAGTTCAAGGAGGCGAGGAAGCGCAATATCGGGAATATTGTGCGACGAGCCGACGCCGAAATGGCGGTTTTTGGTCCAGCCCCGCAGGGGTTGCCCTGTAAAAGGCCTTGGCAGCGTTGCTCGGCCTTGAAAGAGGCCCACTCTTCCTGCGCCCTCGCGCCTCGCCAAGGCCTTTTACAGGGCAACCGTAGCGTTGTGGAATTTGTCCACGCCGCCTAGCATCTGACCCTGTGAAACGTCGGCTCGTATCGGGTGCAGGAGGAGCTACGGAAGCCGCTCCCCCGCGCCGCAACGAGCACGGCGTACCAATCCGTTCGCGTCCACCGCACCTTGAGCGCGGCTGCGCCCTCGGCAATGCGCTGCGGCTTTTGCGATCCGATGATCGGCACGATGCCCGCAGGATGCGCCAGGAGCCATGAATATGCCGCGACTGCGCGGGATACGCCCTGCGCGTCGGCCACGACATCGAGCGCGGAAGCCACTGCCATTTCGCGATCCAGCTTCGGCCCTGTCAGACGGCCACCACCAAGCGGCGACCAGGCCATCGGCGTCAGGCCCAGCTGCATAGCCTGATCGAGTTCGCCGTTCTCGAAGCAATTGATCTGCAGCGGGCTGATCTCGGGCTGGGTCGTCGCCAGCTTTTCACCCAGAAAGTGGTTGAGTGCGGCGATCTGGTGGGTGGTGAAGTTTGATACGCCGAGTGCGCGTACCTTGCCCGCAGCCACCGCATCATCGAGGACCCGCGCAGTTTCGTGCGGATGGGCCAGGATGTCCGGCCGATGGATCTGCCACAAGTCGATAACGTCGGTCTGCAGGCGTCGGAGGGAATCCTCGATCGCCGAGCGCAGATAGTCCCGGCTCTGGTCATAGGGCAGTGGCGGCAGGATGCCGCCTTTGGTGGCCAGCACCACGCGATCGCGCAGCGCAGGTTCTGCGGCGAAGACCTCGCCCAGCAAAACCTCGGCATCGCCAAAGCCTGCCTGCCCGTCAAACCCGTAGATGTCGGCGGTATCAAGGAAGGTGATCCCGGCGTCGAGCGCTGCGTGAACCAGCTTCGCCGCGTCAGCCACGCTGCGGCCGTCCTCGGCAAGGCGCCACATGCCCCAGGCAAGCGGCGAAACGGCAATGCCGGAAGACCCGAGCGGGCGGAAAGCAGGTGGCAGGGGCAATTCGTTCATGAAGAAGTCCTGATTGGTGGCGCGGTTGCGCTATCCGGCCGGGAGAATACCCACGGCTGGCCGATCGGGCCAGCAGGGAACGTCCCTGCGAAAAGGCGCAAATTGCTGCGGGAGAAAACAACGGGATGACTGCAGGTTCCCGGGTTGGGAAGGGCTCGTCGCACCGTTTGAGCGCAAACCCGGCGGTCCATTTTCGCCCAACCCGCTCAGCGACGGCCAAAAGGTTAATATTTCCTAATTTTTCATTGGTATTCAAAGGTTTGTAATTGCAAGGCAAATGACATTACAGCATATGTCTCGTGGGGGTGGCCCGGGGTATGTCAATGAACAGCCAGGAACGAGAAAGGATCGCAAGGATCACGCTCCTGCTCAACGAATTGCTTTCTGCACCGGAACAGCAGACGTCGCTGGAAACGCCTCCTTCCACCGCAGACCTCGTTGCCATCGCCAAGAGCGAAATCCGTGCTCGCCGTCACCGGCAGGAGCTGTTCCCGAACATCCAGGTCGCAGATCCTGCATGGGACCTGATGCTGGAACTGTTCATCAATCAGGCCGAGGGACGGCGCATCTCCGTGACCGGTCTGGGCCTCAGCGCGAATGTGCCGGGTGCAACGGTGCTGCGCTGGCTGGCCATGTTCCACGAATCCGGGCTGATCCTGCGCGAACCGGACTCTGCCGACCGGCGGCGCATCTGGGTATCGCTGACCGAAAGCGGCTGGGAAAAGATTGCGTTGGGCATCACCCCGTCAAAGGCGGGGCAGCAATCGCAGCGTTCTGAACGAGCCGAGGAAAAAAGCCCCGGCTCGCCTTGGCTTGCGGCCTGACGCCTTCAGCCCCGACCACGATAGGGCGCAACCCCCTGGTCAGGCAGCCACAGACCCGCCGGCGGGGCATCCGACTGCCAGAACACGTCGATCGGAATGCCGCCGCGAGGATACCAGTACCCACCGATCCTCAACCATTGCGGCTTCATCTCGGCAAACAGGCGCTGGCCGATGCCGACGGTCACGTCCTCGTGAAAGCCGGCGTGATTGCGGAAAGATCCGAGGAACAGCTTGAGTGCCTTGGATTCGACGATCGTCTCGCCCGGCGCATAGTCAATTACTAGATGGGCGAAGTCGGGCTGGCCCGTCACCGGGCACAGCGAGGTAAACTCGGGCGCGGCGAAGCGGATCATGTAAAGCGTGCCCGGGCGCGGATTGGGCACATAATCGAGCACGGCTTCGTCCGGCGATGCCGGCAGGGCGGAGTTCTGCCCGAGGAAAAGAGGAGTCTTGGTCATTGTCTGGCCTCTGGACGCGCAGGCGGTGCGACTTGATCCGCCACCATGCGATCGCTTGAAGTAAGAAAAGAAGTGGCTCGCCCATGCACCCGTCGCAGACCGGGAGCAAGTGGCCCGATCGTGCCTCTTGGTTCACGGGGCATTAAACTGGCGGGCAGTCATGCCACGGCGATGAGGTTTTTTTCGGGGTCATTCGTCACTTCGGCAGCGACGCTTGCGCTTTGCGCAGGCGCTGCATCCGCGCAGGATGCCACCACATGGCAATTGCCCCCGTCGGAAAAGCCGAGTTCCGCCGCGCAAGGGCCAGTCGTTCCCGATGCGCCGCCGCCTCGGGCGACGACAGAGCAGCCCGCTGCACCGCCCTCGCAACCGGTCGTGACCGTGCCGGTACCGGCGCCGGCTCCTTCGCCCGCAGCGCCCGTGGCATTACCTTCGCCGAGGTCCGTGCCTCGACCAGCGGCTGGCGCTGAAGCATCCGAAGCCAAGTCCGCCGAAAGACCTACGCAAACAGCCGAAAGCGCGCCCCCGCCTCCGCAACCCACGGTCGCAGCAACTGAACTGCCGGAGCCGGTCCTGCCCTCCTCGAGGCCGGTGGTGGCGGCTCCCGCAGCGTCTGAGCGGAGGATTTCGGCATACTGGCTGTGGGCAGCGCTTGTTGCCCTGCTTGCGATAGGCGGATCTTGGGCGCTCCTGCGGCGACGTCGCGCAGCACCTCCGCCGGCCGTTTTCGAACCGCCTGTATTACCAGCCAGGTCTCCAGCCGAGGCCCTTGCCACGCCGCCCTCGCCCCGTCCGACCCCGCCAGCCCCCGCCCTGGCGCTTGACCTTGCCGCCGCGCGCATGAGCGCGAGCCTCGTCAATGCCACGCTTTCCTATCGGCTGGTGCTGACGGCAACAGCGCAAGCGCGCGACGTGGTGATTGCAGGCGGGATGACCGCGGCTCACGCCTCGCGGCCCCAGCAGGACCAGCTCGACCCGCGCAATGCGCCGCAATTGCATCGGCTGGAGAGCGTGGGCGCTGGCGAGATCATCGAAGTGTCGGGCGACATCCGTCTGCCGCTGGCCGAGATCACCCCGATCCGCCATGGCAGTGCCGCATTGTTCGTGCCGATCGTCAGGCTTGAAGTGACGGCCGTGGTCGATGGGCGACCGTTCACCATGCGCGCTGCCTTCGTCGTCGGGCTGGAGGACGGTGCCGCGGGGCAAAGGCTCCAACCCTTCCGCCTGGACCTCGGCCCGCGCATCTATCCGAAGATCAGCCAGCGCGCGCTTACCGTTCCGGCCTTTGCGTAATTTCTCGGAAAGGTCGCGCGTCTATCCGTTTTTGTGGTCGACGCACCCGATTGCGGCGTCTAGTCTCGATCCAACGAACCCGCGCCAGACGGGTCGCGCAGCAGGCAGGAGCACGGTTAACCATGGACTCACTGGTTTCGACCCAGTGGCTCGCGGACGAAATGGGCGCGAGCGATCTACGTATTGTCGACGCTACGGCATTCTTGCCAGAGCATGGTCGCGTGCCGCGCCTGGAATATGAGGCATGCCACATTCCCGGCGCCGTTTTCATGGATCTGGCCGAGCTGGTCGATACAGCCTCGCCCGTGCCCAACACCTTGCCGTCTGCCGAAAAGTTCGCCAGCCGTATGCAGACCCTTGGCCTTGGCGACGGCAGCCGCATCGTGATCTATGATGACAGCCCGGTGAAGACGTCGACACGGGCGTGGTTCATGCTGACCAAGTTCGGTGCACAGAATGTGGCGCTGCTCGATGGCGGAATCGCCAAGTGGAAAGCCGAAGGCCGCAAGTGCGCACAAGGTGTTGAAACCTTGAGACAACGCCACTTCACAGTGTGGTCCGATGACAGCCATGTGCGTTCAAAGGCCGATGTGCTCGCCAATCTCGACAGCAACGCCGAACAGGTCATGGATGCGCGGGGCGCCGGACGCTTCACGGGCGATGTCCCGGAGACCAACCCGGCGCTGGCAAGCGGCCATATCCCCGGCGCGCGCAACCTGCCCTATTCCAGTCTTTTCAATCCCGATGGCACGTGGAAATCGCCCGATGCGATCCGGGACCTGTTCGAAGCTGCCGGCATCGACCTGTCGCGTCCGCTGATCTCGTCCTGCGGCTCAGGAATGACCGCCAACGTGCTGATTTTCGCGGCCCATCTGATCGGCAAGGAAGACGTCTCGCTCTATGACGGATCGTGGAGCGAATGGGGGATGGACCCGGCGACGCCGAAGGCGACCGGCGCGGCCTGAGGTTCCTGTCGGCGATCATTGCTGCTATCGCCCGAGGCCATGAGCAGTTCTGACGATTTCGAGAATTTTGGGCCGGCGACGCGGGGCGTGCTGGCCGGGCGGCGCGAGGAGTGGACGGGGACGCCGGGCCATCCCGGTGCGGTCGTCAACCCCGCAGTATGGCGCGCCTCGACGCATCTTTATCCCGATATGTCAGCGCTTCGCGCCCATCCGGCGAACGAGGATGGGCGCTTTTACTATGGGCGCAGGGGATCTCCAACTCAGTGGGCACTCTGCGAGGCACTGACCCAACTCGAGGGTAACTGTGCGGGAACTGTGCTCTATCCCTCGGGCGTCGCAGCCATCGCCGGAGCGTTGCTGACGGTGCTGCGTCCCGGTGACGTGCTGCTGATGACCGACAACGCCTACGAACCCTCGCGGGCGATGGGGCGCGGCCTGCTGAAGGATTTCGGGATCGAGACGCGCTGGTTCGATCCGACCGACCTTGCGTCCTTCGAAGCGGCCTGCTGCGAACGGACACGCTGCGTCCTGTTGGAAAGCCCCGGCAGCCTGACCATGGAAGTGCAGGACGTGCCGGCCATTGCTGCGGCGGCCAGGGCGCGCGGGATCGTCAGCGTGCTCGACAATACCTGGGCCTCGCCACTCGGCTTTCAGGGGCTGCGGCATGGCGTGGACATCGTGGTGATGAGTCTGACCAAGCACGTTTCCGGCCATTCCG is a window of Novosphingobium sp. THN1 DNA encoding:
- a CDS encoding aldo/keto reductase family oxidoreductase; protein product: MNELPLPPAFRPLGSSGIAVSPLAWGMWRLAEDGRSVADAAKLVHAALDAGITFLDTADIYGFDGQAGFGDAEVLLGEVFAAEPALRDRVVLATKGGILPPLPYDQSRDYLRSAIEDSLRRLQTDVIDLWQIHRPDILAHPHETARVLDDAVAAGKVRALGVSNFTTHQIAALNHFLGEKLATTQPEISPLQINCFENGELDQAMQLGLTPMAWSPLGGGRLTGPKLDREMAVASALDVVADAQGVSRAVAAYSWLLAHPAGIVPIIGSQKPQRIAEGAAALKVRWTRTDWYAVLVAARGSGFRSSSCTRYEPTFHRVRC
- a CDS encoding GIY-YIG nuclease family protein gives rise to the protein MKVSELIQPPEYFIPFRFSHKRRCPDQSGCYILSNHSHEILYIGLTVNLSRRFEEHWDSDGKRRLTDLGRSIWFEWRETNDLETMERSWMNHHLAVTGALPVLNKLYSPTRI
- the sseA gene encoding 3-mercaptopyruvate sulfurtransferase, translating into MDSLVSTQWLADEMGASDLRIVDATAFLPEHGRVPRLEYEACHIPGAVFMDLAELVDTASPVPNTLPSAEKFASRMQTLGLGDGSRIVIYDDSPVKTSTRAWFMLTKFGAQNVALLDGGIAKWKAEGRKCAQGVETLRQRHFTVWSDDSHVRSKADVLANLDSNAEQVMDARGAGRFTGDVPETNPALASGHIPGARNLPYSSLFNPDGTWKSPDAIRDLFEAAGIDLSRPLISSCGSGMTANVLIFAAHLIGKEDVSLYDGSWSEWGMDPATPKATGAA
- the metC gene encoding cystathionine beta-lyase — translated: MSSSDDFENFGPATRGVLAGRREEWTGTPGHPGAVVNPAVWRASTHLYPDMSALRAHPANEDGRFYYGRRGSPTQWALCEALTQLEGNCAGTVLYPSGVAAIAGALLTVLRPGDVLLMTDNAYEPSRAMGRGLLKDFGIETRWFDPTDLASFEAACCERTRCVLLESPGSLTMEVQDVPAIAAAARARGIVSVLDNTWASPLGFQGLRHGVDIVVMSLTKHVSGHSDCMMGSASAGPEWYRKLRLRSQGLGTVVSPDDAALMLRGLRTMKHRLEAETASALAIAQWLEGRPEVARVLCPMLPGSPGHELWKRDFTGGCGLFSFVLKGGTSEARDALIDALSLFGIGYSWGGFESLATPVDPASIRTASQWPLKGMDAEDRFGVRLSIGLEDSADLIADLERGLAAWAGATA
- a CDS encoding TonB-dependent receptor domain-containing protein, whose product is MNTSRLAHLLLLSTALLTPALVHAQEAAPAPSPAPEASADQAAADPQAEEQPQEAAPEVSIPGGEIVVTGQRDRNLQRAAPQVVSVLGTAEIARTGEGNIAGALGRVTGLSVVGNGYVYVRGLGDRYSLALLNGSPLPSPEPLKRVVPLDLFPSSIIASSLVQKSYSVNYPGEFGGGVVNLTTKSVPQEAFVNVGIGGAWDTETTNQLGYTYYGSSTDWTGFDNGQRDFTKALQSFFASGERLSSGNVDAVAVGQGIVNTRNGLTQRIPNMPGNGSLSLSAGKSFELGGATLGVIATAGYNNKWLTRDVLSQTSVESDLADLQSDFRRVTTDNRIVVNGMLGLGLEFGRNKIRWTNLYIRDTLKHTRISLGQRNQTSADWQQQETAWYERQLIDSQIVAELKPLDGLSVDLRGGYANSQREAPYELGFEYVRTNVASDPLGRFFVNNLDGNAGRANVSFSDLNEDLWSGGIDVSYKVSPAITATVGYAYTDTRRTSSRRDFQWRAVDLPDGVNLFRPDYLLSNAVIKAFNIGLVDTNEGNPAFLATLKNHGAYAKIDAQLTDTLQLDAGVRYETAKMAVSAIPVFKDVTAITAPTSLNNGYWLPAATLTWSFRDDMQLRANASKTIARPQFRELIYQFYFDPDTNRTYRGNPNLQDSTLTNAEARYEWYYARDQRFSIAGFWKRIDKPIESFVSLESDNFITSFANAPKADLYGAEIELQKYFDLADWGGMWESRRFAVIANYTYTKSKLKVKEGDQTSYYLAASTRALDYFRDGAPLTGQSEHIANVQLGLEDTDKLSQQTILLSYASKRVFSRGLLNTGQPDVIQDPGLRIDFVARQGFKLFKNDLELKFEARNITGRRNYEYQQSGANRVEVNSYDVGRTFALSASMTF
- the queF gene encoding preQ(1) synthase, which produces MTKTPLFLGQNSALPASPDEAVLDYVPNPRPGTLYMIRFAAPEFTSLCPVTGQPDFAHLVIDYAPGETIVESKALKLFLGSFRNHAGFHEDVTVGIGQRLFAEMKPQWLRIGGYWYPRGGIPIDVFWQSDAPPAGLWLPDQGVAPYRGRG